One window from the genome of Pseudalkalibacillus hwajinpoensis encodes:
- a CDS encoding CPBP family glutamic-type intramembrane protease has translation MNHFKIFFKNLGFIVLFFTLIFLLFLLDSLLKLGVTSQGFDIYLVLIIFLMLLIGFPSLRKDFFYHFSSVKNYGLSYIYISICISAVLAMVMNVIRYIPFWITGEDLIGVGSKQLTSFEGFSIVGRYILTVIVGPFNEEFLFRYLSYGGLFLLIKQLPDHPWLRWIHNISDHLFVKKTKIYIIFWVLLTSTWFSLVHGPNLLNFFFYFFSGVVYGVLFLKYGLLSSWTAHGSFNLFSNIMGWLLRLISR, from the coding sequence TTGAATCACTTTAAAATATTTTTCAAAAACTTAGGCTTCATAGTGCTGTTTTTCACACTAATATTTCTTTTATTTCTATTGGATAGTCTATTGAAACTGGGAGTGACTAGCCAAGGCTTTGATATCTATCTAGTTTTGATTATATTCTTAATGCTCTTGATTGGTTTCCCATCATTAAGAAAGGATTTTTTTTATCACTTCTCCTCTGTAAAAAATTATGGTCTTTCTTACATCTATATTTCAATTTGTATTAGTGCTGTCTTAGCCATGGTTATGAATGTAATAAGATATATTCCTTTTTGGATTACGGGAGAAGACCTTATAGGAGTAGGGTCAAAACAACTCACTTCATTTGAAGGTTTTTCAATTGTTGGGAGATATATCTTAACAGTCATAGTTGGCCCTTTTAATGAGGAGTTTTTGTTTAGATATTTATCATACGGAGGTCTCTTTTTGTTGATAAAGCAGCTTCCTGATCACCCATGGTTAAGGTGGATTCATAACATATCAGATCATCTTTTTGTTAAGAAGACTAAAATATATATAATTTTTTGGGTATTGTTAACGAGCACGTGGTTCTCACTGGTTCACGGTCCGAACTTATTGAATTTTTTCTTTTATTTCTTTTCAGGCGTGGTATATGGAGTCTTGTTTTTGAAATATGGTTTATTATCATCATGGACAGCACACGGCTCATTTAATTTGTTTTCAAATATTATGGGATGGTTGTTAAGATTGATAAGTAGATAG
- a CDS encoding helix-turn-helix domain-containing protein has translation MLSKRLKLLRGSKTQNEVAYALGISRARYSHYENDHVEPDIQLLIKMANYFNTTIDDLLGNKADLYLGEIKPQYGTNQESPVNEILDLLNKHNVNGMSFFDIKKWETLKPEQIRELINYFNYLVQQAKEND, from the coding sequence TTGTTAAGTAAACGTTTAAAATTATTGAGAGGATCAAAGACTCAAAATGAAGTTGCTTATGCTCTAGGAATATCCAGGGCAAGATATTCTCACTATGAAAATGATCATGTTGAACCGGATATTCAACTCCTAATAAAGATGGCTAATTATTTTAATACAACTATAGATGACCTGCTTGGAAATAAAGCGGATTTATATTTAGGAGAAATAAAACCACAGTATGGTACTAACCAAGAAAGCCCTGTAAATGAAATCTTAGATCTATTGAACAAACATAATGTGAATGGTATGAGCTTCTTTGATATCAAAAAGTGGGAAACATTAAAACCTGAACAAATTCGAGAATTAATAAATTATTTTAATTATTTAGTTCAACAAGCTAAAGAAAACGATTAA
- a CDS encoding helix-turn-helix domain-containing protein has product MERRTLTVNEAADYLGVCNDTIYTMVRTEEIPHFRIRRRIFFSKETIDIWVREQEMNHQVI; this is encoded by the coding sequence ATGGAAAGAAGAACCTTAACGGTAAATGAAGCAGCTGATTATTTAGGTGTATGCAATGACACCATTTACACAATGGTTAGAACGGAAGAAATTCCGCATTTTCGAATTAGAAGAAGAATTTTTTTCTCCAAGGAGACGATAGATATTTGGGTTCGAGAACAAGAGATGAATCATCAGGTGATTTGA
- a CDS encoding DnaD domain-containing protein, translated as MQGWIKLHRKILHSELFQNEKLLKIFIYCLTKSTHKRTECRLGRQKVQLEPGEFVFGRKKASSELNMKESTVRDYLKVLQEDNVITIKSTNKFSVITVNNWAVYQSHVEVTDNKTPAIEQQNDSTSPSENQQKATYNNDLELKELKNDKESIDTTTSEHSNSEVIRFYEKNFGQIPPHIHKEIVFYITDSGDEMVIEAMKRSLYRNKASWGYVKSILQSWKNKGVGTLEEAKVEESQHSHNQFRGPSSRRRLKSSSPEWLKQKESQSTQSVNKPLRLEDVATMIKLRIKYKKEPDEIIQANCFGYNLSKDDIRDIREDLKTAEEILRSKTKLKVVGDS; from the coding sequence ATGCAGGGCTGGATAAAACTTCATCGTAAAATCCTTCATAGTGAACTATTTCAGAATGAAAAGTTATTAAAGATTTTTATTTATTGTTTAACGAAATCAACTCATAAAAGAACTGAGTGTAGATTAGGTAGGCAAAAAGTTCAGTTGGAACCTGGGGAGTTTGTTTTCGGAAGGAAAAAAGCTTCTTCTGAGTTAAATATGAAAGAATCAACAGTTCGAGATTATCTAAAAGTACTGCAGGAAGATAATGTAATTACTATTAAATCCACCAACAAATTTAGTGTTATAACAGTTAATAATTGGGCAGTTTATCAATCTCATGTTGAAGTAACCGACAACAAAACACCAGCAATCGAACAACAAAACGACAGCACTTCACCTTCAGAAAATCAACAAAAAGCCACATACAATAATGATCTAGAACTTAAAGAACTAAAGAATGATAAAGAATCGATAGATACAACAACCTCTGAGCATTCAAATAGTGAAGTCATTCGTTTTTATGAAAAGAATTTTGGGCAAATACCACCTCACATTCATAAGGAAATAGTATTTTATATAACTGATAGTGGGGATGAAATGGTTATAGAAGCGATGAAGAGGTCTTTGTATCGGAATAAAGCTAGCTGGGGTTATGTGAAAAGTATTCTCCAATCATGGAAAAACAAAGGGGTTGGCACATTGGAGGAGGCAAAGGTCGAAGAATCTCAGCATAGTCATAACCAATTTAGAGGTCCATCTTCTAGAAGGCGTTTAAAAAGTTCTTCGCCAGAATGGTTAAAACAAAAAGAATCTCAGTCCACGCAGTCAGTGAATAAACCACTTAGGCTTGAAGATGTTGCCACTATGATCAAGTTAAGGATCAAGTACAAAAAAGAGCCAGATGAAATCATCCAGGCAAATTGTTTCGGATATAACTTATCTAAAGACGATATTAGGGACATCCGAGAGGACCTAAAGACTGCTGAGGAAATTCTACGATCAAAGACCAAATTAAAAGTAGTTGGTGATTCTTGA
- a CDS encoding VirD4-like conjugal transfer protein, CD1115 family, producing the protein MKAILARKRVLIPLSICFFIMMMLIGTFILNLGYAMLDTIQTFPEFSQPLVIHLSYFTEFQIKKFPLAYGILAFISLLGIAQMVYKLQSNFKAIGTDEKGSQRFATRKEIQNQYKIIPDRKHAYQGKGGPVLARRGRKAYIDPSPVNNLIIGTTRSGKGQTYVIPTIDAYSRAEMQPSLVINDPKGELFASSRETLVKRGYEVEVLNLMNPMQSMSFNLLELVKQAYLDGDYSTAQTLCETITHMLYHNPQAKEPMWDDSAKSLVNAMILAITEKCITEGTKEKITMYTVANMLSELGTKNEMDENGQEYNALDQFFQQLPQSHIAKEQYATSNFSKGNTRSSIFTTAMNGLTKFTMSETAKMTARNSLDLKKVGFGQFIKGRGSAFSKVYVTFPDGTKETNQSGEGGTWTINFSSRLATGDIITIVQDEVPLSEKQKRKQSNEQKVNYEKGEKKQLSIQINEIDEQKGEVTFSYTSNCINDFTVERICYFTKPIALFMVTPDYDTSTHAIPSIFVSQLYYILSKNAAIAKGQKCMREVVFLLDEFGNMPAIADMDNKITVCLGRNIRFHLVIQSYAQLKDLYGEDGQATIRGNCGNEIYILSADYDSASSFSSKLGKRTLNTQTRSGTTFSLDKSITESTEGRDLLTANELQELEEGDTVVRRVLMRRDKKGRKIRAFPIYNTGKHSMKYAHTYLSVDFNTERSITEEEIDTPHRYINPKDLVIDFYGVSHREKEKEEKVSQKTARLEVTDINRDQWIRKNVGQFFDKSTLHMIVKHIAPLLEHSEQEMKEEPMEAFQFHLQLLGEGHEISRQVFSHIQKQIDKLKTETEKEEEKNYV; encoded by the coding sequence TTGAAAGCGATCCTTGCTAGAAAACGGGTGCTTATACCATTAAGCATCTGTTTTTTTATTATGATGATGTTGATCGGTACCTTTATTTTGAATTTAGGATATGCCATGTTGGATACGATTCAAACGTTTCCTGAATTTAGCCAACCGTTAGTCATTCACCTTTCGTATTTTACGGAGTTTCAGATAAAAAAATTTCCATTAGCCTATGGCATACTAGCTTTTATAAGTTTACTAGGTATCGCTCAGATGGTTTATAAACTGCAAAGTAATTTTAAAGCGATTGGAACCGATGAAAAGGGCTCCCAGCGTTTTGCCACACGAAAGGAAATTCAAAATCAATACAAGATTATTCCAGACAGGAAGCACGCTTATCAAGGAAAAGGTGGTCCAGTATTAGCCAGAAGAGGTCGAAAAGCTTACATTGACCCTTCTCCAGTGAACAATTTAATTATCGGTACGACAAGAAGTGGGAAGGGACAAACGTATGTAATCCCTACAATTGATGCTTATTCACGTGCGGAAATGCAACCTTCACTGGTGATCAATGATCCTAAAGGAGAGCTTTTTGCGTCAAGTCGGGAAACTCTTGTGAAACGTGGATATGAAGTTGAAGTTCTTAATTTAATGAATCCAATGCAAAGCATGAGTTTCAATTTACTTGAACTTGTCAAACAGGCTTATTTAGATGGGGACTATTCCACTGCTCAAACGCTTTGTGAAACCATTACCCATATGCTTTACCATAACCCTCAAGCTAAGGAACCGATGTGGGATGACTCAGCAAAGTCCCTCGTCAATGCCATGATTCTTGCCATAACTGAAAAATGTATTACGGAAGGAACAAAGGAAAAAATCACGATGTATACTGTTGCAAATATGTTATCTGAGTTGGGGACCAAAAATGAGATGGATGAAAATGGTCAAGAATACAATGCACTAGATCAGTTTTTTCAACAGTTGCCACAATCACACATTGCCAAAGAACAGTATGCCACTAGTAACTTTTCCAAAGGAAATACGAGATCTAGTATCTTTACTACAGCAATGAATGGTCTTACTAAATTTACGATGAGTGAGACAGCTAAAATGACAGCTAGAAATTCATTAGATTTGAAGAAAGTAGGTTTTGGTCAATTTATTAAAGGGAGGGGAAGTGCTTTCTCAAAAGTGTATGTGACCTTTCCTGATGGCACAAAGGAAACCAATCAATCGGGAGAAGGCGGCACCTGGACTATTAACTTTTCGTCACGACTAGCTACGGGAGATATCATCACGATTGTTCAAGATGAAGTGCCTTTGTCTGAGAAACAAAAAAGAAAACAGTCCAATGAGCAAAAAGTCAACTATGAAAAAGGAGAAAAGAAGCAGCTATCGATTCAGATAAATGAAATCGATGAACAAAAAGGGGAAGTCACCTTCTCCTATACTTCGAATTGCATAAACGACTTTACAGTGGAACGGATTTGTTACTTTACGAAGCCAATTGCCCTATTCATGGTTACGCCAGATTATGATACCTCGACCCATGCCATCCCATCAATTTTTGTAAGTCAGTTGTATTATATCCTTTCTAAAAACGCAGCTATTGCTAAAGGACAGAAATGTATGCGTGAAGTTGTTTTTCTATTAGATGAATTTGGCAATATGCCGGCTATTGCTGACATGGATAATAAAATCACTGTTTGTTTAGGAAGAAACATTCGCTTTCACCTTGTGATCCAATCCTATGCTCAATTAAAAGATTTATATGGAGAAGATGGCCAGGCAACAATCCGGGGGAACTGTGGAAATGAAATCTATATATTAAGTGCTGATTACGACTCTGCATCCTCCTTTTCTTCCAAGTTAGGTAAAAGGACACTAAACACACAAACGCGATCAGGCACTACCTTTTCCTTAGATAAATCTATAACAGAGAGTACGGAAGGAAGAGATCTACTAACTGCCAATGAGCTACAGGAGTTGGAGGAAGGAGATACTGTTGTTCGTCGCGTGTTAATGAGACGAGACAAAAAGGGGAGAAAGATACGCGCATTTCCAATTTACAACACCGGGAAGCATAGCATGAAATATGCTCATACGTATTTGAGTGTTGACTTTAACACAGAGCGATCCATTACTGAGGAGGAAATTGATACACCTCATCGCTACATTAACCCTAAAGATTTGGTTATCGATTTTTATGGTGTTTCTCATCGAGAAAAGGAAAAGGAAGAGAAGGTAAGTCAAAAAACTGCAAGGTTAGAAGTAACGGACATTAATAGAGATCAATGGATCCGAAAGAATGTAGGACAATTTTTTGATAAGAGCACGCTCCATATGATAGTAAAGCATATTGCGCCTCTTCTAGAACACAGTGAACAAGAGATGAAAGAGGAGCCTATGGAGGCATTTCAATTCCATTTACAACTCTTAGGTGAAGGTCACGAAATTAGTCGTCAAGTATTTAGCCATATTCAAAAGCAGATTGATAAGTTGAAAACTGAGACGGAAAAGGAGGAAGAAAAGAATTATGTGTAA
- a CDS encoding pLS20_p028 family conjugation system transmembrane protein, whose amino-acid sequence MSDEELLEKLLQFSDVLTTNNIFTSGLRIMGWGILLFLKIIVDGLEGMVNNVLTLTDFFMSEPVQDFLDTIQPGLYILLAFSLAMIGFRLIFNKEKNRADIPMNIFISIMTITLLAFGMGKVNEFTHDAVEVAQVNTDSFTTSDQVMEDHITDIAVYDETGWENPDVEEQHHVKPNSLDMISINETIDDSFEKENGHSLSDQGQKLVMNRIGLESNGEEGIVELGKSGLFDFLPENYYRWHVDWLTAMVTLGVMAFTMVLISIKVAKLCFELGFNHVVALIMAYADISTGQRLKAIIKNIGSIFASIIMIFLSLRVYMYYTVFIGENLEGIGYLIALVAGSLAVIDGPNIVQKLFGIDAGLKNAWHVAMGGYLATKTLGPVTKKTVGAIASGGTSAVMNSSAGAAGALAGIAGGQGKGKSNGSQQNKQTPSPTKSTSTQGNKLKDRQEPSPMQSLSRYNQQSNPSSSVNGGQQRTRQQPIENRTVGQYLKDNVEKRMKQNEKIIGAKRTYDLSRNTTEKWKNKFKKRE is encoded by the coding sequence ATGTCAGATGAAGAGCTCCTAGAAAAACTGCTTCAGTTTTCTGATGTCTTGACCACCAATAATATATTTACATCAGGTTTACGAATTATGGGATGGGGCATTCTATTATTCTTGAAAATAATCGTTGATGGTTTAGAAGGTATGGTAAACAACGTATTAACGCTGACTGATTTTTTTATGAGTGAACCAGTACAAGATTTTCTGGATACGATCCAGCCTGGACTTTACATCTTGTTAGCTTTTTCACTAGCGATGATTGGTTTCCGATTAATTTTTAATAAAGAAAAGAACCGGGCAGATATACCAATGAATATATTCATTTCTATCATGACGATCACTCTTTTAGCTTTTGGAATGGGAAAAGTCAATGAATTTACCCATGATGCTGTTGAGGTAGCTCAGGTTAATACTGATTCATTTACCACTTCTGACCAAGTAATGGAGGATCATATTACGGATATAGCTGTCTATGACGAAACAGGTTGGGAAAACCCAGATGTAGAAGAGCAGCATCATGTTAAGCCAAATAGTCTAGATATGATCTCAATTAATGAAACCATTGATGATAGTTTTGAGAAAGAGAATGGTCATAGTTTATCTGATCAAGGACAAAAGCTAGTGATGAATAGAATAGGTTTAGAATCAAATGGAGAGGAAGGAATAGTAGAGTTAGGTAAGAGTGGTTTATTTGATTTTCTACCGGAAAATTATTATCGATGGCATGTAGATTGGCTAACTGCCATGGTTACGCTTGGTGTAATGGCTTTTACCATGGTCTTGATTTCTATTAAGGTAGCGAAACTATGCTTTGAACTTGGGTTCAATCATGTAGTGGCTCTTATTATGGCCTACGCTGATATTTCAACTGGGCAACGGCTGAAAGCAATCATTAAGAATATCGGTAGTATATTTGCTTCGATTATCATGATTTTCCTCAGTCTACGAGTGTATATGTATTACACCGTATTTATAGGCGAAAATTTAGAGGGGATAGGATATTTAATAGCTCTCGTTGCAGGAAGTTTAGCCGTTATCGATGGACCGAACATTGTCCAGAAACTATTCGGTATTGATGCAGGATTAAAAAATGCCTGGCATGTAGCGATGGGAGGATACCTTGCTACTAAAACGCTTGGGCCAGTTACGAAAAAAACAGTTGGCGCTATTGCTAGTGGAGGAACAAGTGCCGTGATGAATTCAAGTGCTGGAGCTGCAGGTGCCTTGGCTGGAATAGCTGGAGGGCAAGGCAAAGGAAAGTCCAATGGATCACAACAAAACAAGCAAACACCTAGTCCTACGAAAAGCACGTCCACTCAGGGAAATAAACTTAAAGATAGGCAAGAGCCAAGCCCTATGCAGTCTTTAAGCAGATACAATCAGCAATCAAATCCTTCCTCTTCTGTTAATGGAGGACAACAGCGAACAAGGCAACAACCTATTGAAAATCGCACGGTTGGACAATATTTGAAAGATAATGTAGAGAAGCGAATGAAACAGAATGAAAAGATTATAGGAGCAAAACGCACCTATGATTTATCACGAAATACAACTGAAAAATGGAAAAATAAATTCAAGAAGCGTGAATAA
- a CDS encoding DUF5592 family protein, producing the protein MIVLQYKIPLEIGSELKLNRLFYLKDLLVVLILGGLGFTFRYVVHPSLVWYYTFFWIILTLSCLIRPKTNPGLRMGKALFLAVIRNRVTYCSMDTQANEKGES; encoded by the coding sequence ATGATTGTTTTGCAATATAAAATCCCTTTAGAAATCGGAAGTGAGCTTAAGCTCAACCGTCTTTTTTACCTTAAGGACTTACTGGTGGTATTAATTCTTGGAGGACTTGGTTTTACCTTCCGTTATGTGGTACATCCTTCCCTAGTATGGTACTACACGTTCTTTTGGATCATTTTGACACTGTCCTGTTTGATAAGACCTAAAACTAACCCAGGGTTGCGCATGGGTAAAGCCCTGTTTTTGGCTGTAATTCGGAACCGGGTTACTTACTGCTCAATGGATACTCAGGCAAATGAGAAAGGAGAATCTTAA
- a CDS encoding VirB4 family type IV secretion system protein yields the protein MFKFASKSSEHLKTKSIGYNPYLLARIQPQGGMRFQESFIRKGDGYEVCVHVYSFPKSVSDFWLEPIFNMEHVITTMDVISDDRLKVRDGLNKGMAEQSSRIMNERDNAGIIEAQNNYDDLKELYNQVSEEGEVVKRIHLRLYVSAPTKAELEDKVKVVLSTLQDENFRGSIFLNEQEYEWKALLSNYSAQFHYLNKREGQPIPTIGLAGGFPFHFTSLNDPYGTFYGTTMTGGNVLFDLFHRDHQRKSFNGVMVGAMGAGKSTFLKKIMLDNAIKGYKVRTFDVTGEFAELTEALGGKQIALDGSDGVINPLQVYRTAEDEYTSFTQHLSKLTTFYKFLAPEAKDSELKEYENLLRKLYGKLGLWKEEEESNITKQSVQEYPIFSDFLTFVEEQLYENTNEGKQRENVSLERRRRLENIELNIRNIVETYAHLFNGVSTMEHFDSQQVVTFTLRGLSQMRAEVFQAQLFNVLNLLWDSMLTNGAPQFEAYDRGELAFEDAVRYLILMDEAHHIINTKKKSESALDFLTKFSREARKYFGGLLYASHTIRDFVPEGSDQSMVEEIKKLFELTQYKIIMQQDSNNLEMMQQIFTGQLSQSELQDIPYLQTGETMLSIRAVENIRFKVEVSDEELALFGGGA from the coding sequence TTGTTCAAATTTGCGAGCAAGAGTAGTGAACACCTTAAAACGAAGTCAATCGGTTACAATCCTTATCTCCTTGCGCGTATACAACCTCAAGGTGGGATGAGGTTTCAAGAGTCATTTATAAGAAAAGGAGATGGGTATGAAGTTTGCGTTCATGTCTATTCGTTTCCAAAAAGCGTCTCGGACTTTTGGTTAGAACCGATTTTTAATATGGAACATGTGATCACGACGATGGATGTTATATCGGATGATCGGTTAAAGGTACGTGATGGTTTAAACAAAGGAATGGCAGAACAGAGTTCTAGAATCATGAACGAAAGGGATAACGCCGGGATCATTGAAGCCCAAAACAACTATGACGACTTGAAGGAACTATACAATCAGGTTTCAGAGGAAGGTGAAGTCGTGAAACGCATCCATCTGAGGCTTTATGTAAGTGCCCCAACAAAAGCAGAATTAGAAGATAAAGTGAAAGTTGTTTTATCAACCTTACAAGATGAAAACTTTAGAGGTTCCATTTTTTTAAATGAGCAAGAATATGAATGGAAAGCTTTACTCTCCAATTACAGTGCTCAGTTTCACTACCTAAACAAGCGTGAAGGCCAACCGATTCCAACAATCGGATTAGCAGGAGGATTTCCATTTCATTTCACTAGTTTAAATGATCCCTATGGCACGTTTTACGGCACGACCATGACGGGCGGAAACGTCCTTTTTGATTTGTTTCACAGAGACCATCAACGAAAAAGTTTTAATGGTGTTATGGTCGGCGCAATGGGCGCTGGGAAATCGACCTTTCTAAAGAAAATCATGCTGGACAATGCAATCAAAGGATATAAAGTACGAACGTTCGACGTTACGGGTGAATTTGCAGAATTAACGGAGGCCCTGGGAGGTAAGCAAATTGCATTAGATGGTTCGGATGGCGTTATTAATCCATTGCAAGTCTATCGGACAGCAGAGGACGAGTACACGTCATTTACGCAGCACTTGTCTAAGTTGACGACCTTTTATAAGTTCCTAGCTCCAGAAGCTAAGGATAGTGAATTGAAAGAGTACGAGAATCTCTTAAGAAAGCTTTATGGAAAACTTGGTCTTTGGAAAGAGGAGGAAGAATCAAACATTACAAAGCAGTCTGTTCAGGAATATCCTATTTTCTCGGACTTCCTTACGTTTGTAGAAGAGCAACTCTATGAAAATACTAACGAAGGAAAGCAAAGGGAGAATGTCAGTCTCGAACGAAGAAGACGGTTGGAAAATATCGAGTTGAACATCCGAAATATCGTTGAAACATACGCTCATCTCTTCAATGGGGTCTCCACGATGGAACACTTTGATTCACAACAAGTCGTCACATTCACGTTACGTGGCTTGTCTCAAATGAGAGCTGAAGTCTTTCAAGCTCAGTTATTTAACGTGCTGAATTTGTTATGGGATTCGATGTTAACAAATGGCGCTCCTCAATTTGAAGCTTATGATCGAGGGGAGCTAGCATTTGAAGACGCTGTACGTTATTTGATCTTGATGGATGAAGCTCATCACATCATAAATACGAAAAAGAAAAGCGAAAGTGCGCTTGATTTTCTCACGAAGTTCAGCCGAGAAGCACGGAAGTATTTTGGTGGTTTACTCTACGCAAGTCATACGATCCGAGACTTTGTGCCAGAGGGATCGGATCAAAGCATGGTAGAAGAGATTAAGAAATTGTTTGAGTTAACGCAATACAAAATCATTATGCAACAGGATAGTAATAATCTTGAGATGATGCAGCAGATTTTCACTGGGCAGTTAAGTCAGAGTGAGTTACAGGACATTCCGTATCTCCAAACAGGTGAAACGATGCTAAGTATCAGGGCTGTTGAAAATATTCGTTTTAAAGTGGAGGTATCGGATGAAGAATTAGCTTTATTTGGCGGAGGTGCATAA
- a CDS encoding lysozyme family protein: MPWSLLLQLVPRKVWLWLIGIAMALFLLQMVLFASAITTLIGFQKNHSNDQVQSVDVVNGTAQVSAAVEKYRPLFEEYAAKYGVSDYVELLMAKTMQESGGLLDDVMQSSESLGLPPNSIEDPERSINVGVRYFSNMLEKARGDVKLTLQAYNFGGGFIDYANAHNNGEYSKELAIEFSRMKYQELKHTGLYSCIRPESAATGACYGDIGYVEAVLSYLKGGVVERGIEPTGDWVMPISGSFIQTSDYGMRIDPFDGTKTMHRGMDFACTNAVTPIRAVDNGQVVSVRKGNTGYGNSVIIKHETGLYSHYAHLYSLHVTEGEVVQQKEVVGKCGTTGNSTGPHLHFEVLTKNQYRSDIDPAPYLGL, translated from the coding sequence ATGCCTTGGTCACTATTATTACAACTTGTACCTAGAAAAGTATGGCTATGGCTGATAGGAATCGCCATGGCTCTTTTTCTTTTACAAATGGTTCTGTTTGCTTCAGCGATTACCACATTAATCGGGTTTCAAAAAAATCATTCCAACGACCAAGTGCAGTCAGTCGATGTGGTGAATGGAACTGCTCAAGTGTCAGCAGCCGTGGAGAAATACCGGCCACTGTTTGAGGAATATGCGGCTAAATATGGCGTTTCCGACTATGTGGAGCTTTTGATGGCAAAGACGATGCAAGAATCAGGTGGATTACTTGATGATGTCATGCAATCGAGCGAGTCACTCGGCTTGCCTCCCAACAGTATTGAGGATCCTGAACGGAGCATTAATGTTGGTGTTCGCTATTTTTCAAACATGTTAGAAAAAGCCAGAGGTGATGTGAAACTCACCCTTCAAGCCTACAACTTTGGTGGAGGGTTTATTGATTATGCCAATGCTCATAACAATGGTGAATACAGCAAGGAATTAGCCATTGAATTTTCTAGAATGAAGTACCAGGAGTTGAAGCATACCGGGCTATATTCTTGCATCCGACCTGAATCAGCAGCTACCGGTGCTTGTTACGGAGATATTGGGTATGTAGAAGCCGTCTTAAGTTATCTGAAAGGTGGTGTGGTCGAAAGAGGAATTGAACCAACAGGCGATTGGGTGATGCCCATCTCAGGGTCATTCATCCAAACTTCTGACTATGGTATGCGCATTGATCCGTTTGATGGAACAAAGACCATGCATCGTGGAATGGATTTTGCCTGTACGAACGCCGTGACGCCGATAAGGGCTGTTGATAACGGCCAAGTTGTCAGTGTTAGAAAAGGCAATACAGGCTACGGAAATAGTGTGATTATCAAGCATGAGACTGGCTTATATAGTCACTATGCTCATCTCTATTCATTGCATGTAACCGAAGGGGAAGTCGTTCAACAGAAGGAAGTTGTTGGAAAGTGTGGGACCACTGGAAATTCAACTGGTCCTCATTTGCATTTTGAAGTATTGACGAAAAATCAGTACCGTTCGGATATCGATCCAGCCCCTTATCTTGGCTTATAA